Proteins from one Ketobacter alkanivorans genomic window:
- a CDS encoding chemotaxis protein has translation MAGVLDTVDQRTKLVGQNRLELLLFRLGDNQIYGINVFKVREVLQCPKLTELPQRNPVVRGIAHIRGGTISVMDMNLAMGNEPLDDIENCFVIISEYNMAVQGFLVKAVERIVNLNWENIHPPPSGAGKGSYLTAVTEVDNRIVEIIDVEKILSEVSPMEEEISNDVIRQDTVDQASASDLAVLIADDSSVARKQIKRCVEKVGVKTHVVADGRQALDHLRELIDAGESITDRYIMLISDIEMPEMDGYTLTASIKEDPRTQDLHILLHTSLSGIFNEAMVKRVGADNFLAKFKPDSLADLVQERVKDALAKRNG, from the coding sequence ATGGCCGGGGTGCTGGATACAGTCGATCAACGAACCAAGCTGGTGGGCCAAAACCGGCTGGAATTGCTGCTGTTCAGGCTGGGTGATAACCAGATATACGGAATCAATGTGTTTAAAGTGCGGGAAGTTCTGCAGTGCCCAAAACTCACAGAACTGCCTCAGCGCAACCCAGTGGTTCGAGGCATCGCGCATATCCGTGGTGGCACTATTTCCGTAATGGATATGAATCTTGCCATGGGTAATGAGCCTCTGGATGACATCGAAAATTGCTTCGTCATCATATCGGAATACAACATGGCTGTTCAGGGCTTTTTGGTGAAGGCCGTTGAGCGCATTGTTAATCTTAATTGGGAAAACATTCATCCACCACCCAGCGGTGCGGGTAAAGGAAGCTACCTGACTGCGGTGACAGAGGTGGATAATCGTATTGTCGAAATCATCGATGTTGAAAAGATATTGTCTGAAGTTTCTCCCATGGAGGAAGAAATCTCTAACGATGTGATTCGTCAAGATACAGTCGATCAGGCCAGTGCCAGCGATCTGGCTGTATTAATTGCAGATGATTCCAGTGTGGCGCGTAAACAGATCAAGCGTTGTGTCGAAAAGGTTGGCGTTAAGACCCATGTGGTGGCGGATGGTCGCCAGGCACTGGATCACCTGCGCGAGCTGATTGATGCGGGAGAATCCATCACGGATCGCTATATCATGTTGATTTCCGACATTGAAATGCCAGAAATGGATGGCTACACATTGACTGCATCCATCAAGGAAGATCCGCGCACTCAAGACCTTCATATACTGTTACATACGTCCCTTAGCGGTATCTTTAATGAGGCGATGGTGAAGAGAGTTGGTGCGGATAACTTTTTGGCAAAGTTTAAACCAGACAGCTTGGCTGATCTTGTGCAAGAGCGGGTCAAAGATGCCTTGGCAAAACGCAATGGTTAG
- the flgB gene encoding flagellar basal body rod protein FlgB: MAISIDKHIGLYQHALELRSQRANVLANNIANADTPGYKARDIDFQQMLKVRMGETADIVPVESTSANHFIAIPQADTITGLKYRNPTQPAIDGNTVDAQAEKTEFARNTMEYQAAFEFLNGKVKSLMSAIRGD; the protein is encoded by the coding sequence ATGGCGATCAGTATCGATAAACACATTGGGTTGTACCAGCATGCACTTGAGCTGCGCTCTCAGCGCGCCAATGTTTTGGCAAACAACATAGCCAACGCCGATACCCCGGGTTACAAAGCGCGGGATATTGATTTTCAGCAGATGCTGAAAGTGCGCATGGGGGAGACCGCGGATATTGTCCCGGTTGAATCAACCAGCGCCAACCACTTTATTGCAATACCTCAGGCGGACACCATAACCGGGTTGAAGTATCGAAACCCAACCCAGCCTGCGATAGATGGCAACACCGTGGACGCGCAAGCGGAAAAAACCGAATTTGCGCGTAACACCATGGAGTATCAAGCGGCCTTTGAATTTCTCAATGGCAAAGTCAAATCCCTGATGTCAGCTATTCGAGGAGATTAA
- the flgG gene encoding flagellar basal-body rod protein FlgG, giving the protein MHSALWVSKSGLSAQDTKLKTISNNLANVSTTGFKRDRAVFQDLLYQINRQPGGQSSQNTELPSGLQLGTGVRMVATQKEFTMGNIEVTDQGLDMAINGRGFFQILMPDGSVNYTRDGKFQIDSTGQVVTSGGFPLEPGLTVPEGFQNVTIGTDGVVTVSDAQTGDSTQIGNVQLADFINPSGLEAMGSNLFRETVASGAPTQGEPGQNGLGPIIQGALESSNVNVVEEMVNMIETQRAYEMNSKVISTVDQMLQFVGQQL; this is encoded by the coding sequence ATGCATTCAGCTCTTTGGGTAAGTAAAAGCGGATTAAGCGCACAGGATACTAAGTTAAAAACGATATCCAATAACCTTGCAAACGTGAGTACTACGGGTTTCAAGCGTGATCGCGCGGTGTTTCAGGATCTGCTGTATCAAATTAATCGACAACCTGGAGGTCAGTCCTCACAGAATACTGAATTGCCATCGGGGCTTCAGTTGGGTACTGGTGTACGCATGGTAGCAACTCAAAAAGAGTTCACCATGGGAAACATCGAGGTAACTGATCAGGGCCTTGATATGGCAATTAATGGTCGAGGATTTTTTCAAATTCTCATGCCAGATGGGTCGGTTAACTATACCCGTGATGGCAAGTTTCAAATTGATTCTACCGGTCAAGTGGTTACATCCGGCGGGTTTCCGCTTGAGCCTGGCCTGACTGTGCCTGAAGGTTTTCAGAATGTGACTATAGGCACCGATGGTGTTGTAACAGTATCAGATGCACAAACCGGGGATTCTACCCAAATAGGGAACGTTCAATTAGCAGACTTCATTAATCCATCGGGTTTAGAAGCGATGGGCAGTAACTTGTTTCGTGAAACAGTAGCCAGTGGTGCGCCCACGCAGGGTGAACCAGGTCAAAATGGATTGGGCCCCATTATTCAAGGTGCGCTGGAAAGCTCGAATGTGAATGTGGTGGAGGAGATGGTCAACATGATCGAGACCCAACGTGCCTATGAGATGAATTCAAAGGTGATATCTACAGTAGATCAGATGTTGCAGTTCGTTGGGCAACAACTGTAG
- a CDS encoding CheR family methyltransferase: MVFPSRDNSRFAEGDYAQFRQYLEKACGILLGDNKNYLIDSRLRKLLKEQKIESLAELVRKIDGVSARHLRQEVIDAMTTNETLWFRDRHPFTYLQDSLLPELAKAPGEIAIWCAACSTGQEPYSISICVEEIKRRHMSLANKQIRILATDISARVLDQAKKGIYEPLALKRGMPDDRLKQHFKPLSDGSWEIDPAIRKRIDFRPINLKENFVTIGKFDVVFCRNVLIYFSSELQQQIITNIHRVLKPGGTLFLGGSETPKGLNDLFDIQYYTPGVAYIKK; this comes from the coding sequence ATGGTGTTTCCTTCTCGTGACAACTCTAGGTTTGCTGAGGGTGATTATGCCCAGTTTCGCCAATATCTTGAGAAGGCTTGCGGCATACTGTTGGGAGATAACAAGAATTATCTGATCGACAGTCGATTACGCAAGCTTCTGAAAGAACAGAAAATTGAGTCCCTTGCGGAATTGGTGCGTAAAATCGACGGCGTGAGTGCAAGGCATTTGCGCCAGGAAGTGATTGACGCCATGACCACCAACGAGACGTTATGGTTCCGTGATCGCCATCCTTTTACCTATCTTCAAGATTCACTTCTACCTGAATTAGCTAAAGCCCCTGGTGAAATCGCCATATGGTGTGCAGCCTGTTCCACAGGCCAAGAGCCGTACTCCATCTCGATTTGTGTGGAAGAAATCAAGCGTCGACACATGAGCCTTGCCAACAAGCAGATCAGAATTCTAGCTACAGACATATCAGCACGGGTGCTGGATCAAGCCAAAAAAGGAATCTATGAGCCGCTTGCCCTTAAGCGTGGCATGCCCGATGACAGACTCAAGCAGCATTTTAAGCCGCTGTCCGATGGCAGCTGGGAGATCGACCCCGCAATCAGGAAGCGTATTGATTTCCGCCCGATTAATCTTAAAGAGAACTTTGTGACGATCGGGAAGTTTGACGTGGTTTTTTGTCGCAATGTTCTGATTTATTTCTCGAGTGAGCTGCAACAACAGATTATTACCAACATTCATCGGGTGCTTAAACCCGGTGGCACGCTTTTTCTGGGTGGCTCTGAAACGCCCAAAGGCCTGAACGATTTATTCGACATTCAGTACTACACCCCAGGTGTGGCGTACATCAAAAAGTAG
- the flgH gene encoding flagellar basal body L-ring protein FlgH, which yields MMSSSRRTDRAVRVFWVVVALFMAGCASAPTPRPGDARYSPVMPVSPPPGQSATGSIYASGAGISLWEDKRARRIGDIITLYLEERTVSSKSNKTAIDKDDKLDMGVETLLGTNPSGHLNGSNLNMSIQADNTREFEGDANSDQSNRLQGQISVTVADVLPNGVLVVRGEKWMTFSQGDEFIRIEGMLRPSDVSPDNTALSTRLADARITYSATGALAAAQEQGWASKFFGSTWWPF from the coding sequence ATGATGAGTTCTTCGCGGCGAACAGATAGAGCAGTACGGGTATTTTGGGTGGTAGTTGCTCTATTCATGGCAGGGTGTGCATCGGCTCCCACGCCTCGCCCGGGAGATGCTCGGTATTCACCCGTTATGCCTGTATCACCGCCCCCGGGTCAAAGTGCGACCGGGTCAATTTATGCCAGTGGAGCGGGCATAAGCCTTTGGGAAGATAAACGTGCTCGCCGAATTGGCGACATTATCACCCTGTATCTTGAGGAGCGCACGGTTTCATCCAAGTCAAATAAGACCGCCATTGATAAGGATGACAAGCTCGATATGGGTGTTGAAACGCTGTTGGGAACCAACCCTTCTGGTCATTTGAATGGATCGAATCTGAATATGTCGATTCAGGCGGACAATACTCGTGAGTTTGAAGGTGACGCCAATTCAGATCAAAGCAATAGATTGCAAGGCCAGATTTCTGTAACGGTGGCAGATGTGCTGCCCAATGGCGTGCTAGTGGTTCGTGGTGAGAAATGGATGACGTTCTCACAAGGTGATGAGTTTATTCGGATCGAGGGAATGCTGCGTCCTTCTGATGTGTCTCCTGATAACACGGCGCTGTCAACTCGACTGGCAGATGCTCGTATTACATATAGTGCAACCGGTGCGTTGGCAGCTGCTCAGGAGCAGGGTTGGGCATCTAAATTCTTCGGCAGTACTTGGTGGCCGTTCTAA
- a CDS encoding flagellar hook assembly protein FlgD, whose protein sequence is MAINSVEANSVLNDLSIRNKPESEKSASQSDKDMFMRLLLAQIENQDPLKPTDQTDFVAQLAQFSSLEGIQNLSNSVQDIGAMYRSSQALQATALVGREVLVPGQVGYLEQGSEISGMIEANQASGDVMMVIKDAAGQVVANRDLGNIGSAETPFSWDGTNNLGEDLPAGLYSISIEGTMSGENEALITSMYSRVNSVSIVDNQGGMLLNLNGVGQINSSEIQEVR, encoded by the coding sequence ATGGCTATTAACAGCGTTGAAGCTAACAGTGTTCTGAATGATCTCTCTATTCGCAATAAACCAGAAAGTGAGAAGTCGGCCTCCCAGTCGGATAAGGACATGTTCATGCGCCTTCTGTTGGCGCAAATAGAAAACCAGGATCCACTTAAACCAACAGATCAAACCGATTTTGTAGCGCAATTGGCACAGTTCAGCTCGTTAGAAGGTATTCAGAATCTAAGTAACAGCGTGCAGGATATCGGCGCCATGTACCGATCCAGCCAGGCCTTACAGGCTACTGCTCTGGTGGGGCGGGAAGTGTTAGTGCCGGGTCAGGTTGGGTATCTGGAGCAGGGCAGTGAGATCAGCGGCATGATTGAGGCCAACCAAGCATCCGGCGACGTTATGATGGTCATTAAAGATGCTGCCGGCCAGGTTGTGGCAAATCGAGATCTGGGAAATATAGGCAGCGCTGAAACACCGTTTAGCTGGGATGGAACCAATAATCTAGGTGAGGATCTGCCCGCTGGCCTCTACTCAATATCTATTGAGGGCACGATGTCCGGTGAGAATGAAGCTTTGATAACCAGTATGTATAGCCGGGTTAACAGTGTCAGTATCGTCGATAATCAAGGCGGTATGCTGTTAAACCTGAATGGTGTGGGTCAGATTAATTCAAGTGAAATTCAAGAAGTACGATGA
- a CDS encoding flagellar basal body rod protein FlgF, whose translation MDKFLYISMTGAKEALDAQSLRANNLANVSTAGFKADFHQYRSMSVFGEHHPSRAYAMNERPGTDTGAGSYMETARDLDVAIKGDGWFAVQLQDGSEAYTRAGDLKRDVSGAVTTGTGLPVLGDGGPIVLPEYDKLVVGVDGTLSITGLGEDPLSLTQIARLKLVKPDQQQMVKGDDGLFRMKDGSELESDPDVQVINGMLEGSNVNPVNEMTAIISHARLFEMNVKMMQAAKEMDEASARILQN comes from the coding sequence ATGGACAAGTTCTTATACATCTCCATGACAGGTGCAAAGGAGGCTTTGGATGCCCAAAGCCTGCGAGCCAACAATTTGGCGAATGTATCTACCGCTGGCTTCAAAGCTGATTTTCACCAATACCGCTCGATGTCCGTGTTTGGTGAGCACCACCCATCCAGAGCTTACGCAATGAACGAGCGGCCCGGAACTGATACAGGTGCGGGATCTTATATGGAAACAGCCAGAGATCTGGATGTGGCGATAAAAGGTGATGGCTGGTTTGCAGTTCAGTTGCAGGATGGATCGGAGGCATACACACGAGCGGGTGACCTCAAGCGGGATGTAAGTGGGGCGGTTACGACAGGAACAGGATTGCCCGTTTTGGGCGATGGAGGCCCGATCGTACTGCCCGAATACGACAAGCTGGTAGTAGGGGTCGACGGAACGCTTTCTATAACAGGTCTAGGAGAGGATCCGCTATCTCTAACGCAGATCGCTCGTTTAAAACTGGTCAAACCGGATCAGCAGCAGATGGTGAAAGGGGATGATGGCTTGTTTCGTATGAAGGATGGCTCTGAACTCGAGTCTGATCCAGATGTGCAGGTTATCAATGGCATGTTGGAAGGATCAAACGTGAATCCTGTTAATGAGATGACGGCCATCATATCTCATGCTCGTCTTTTCGAAATGAATGTGAAGATGATGCAGGCCGCCAAAGAAATGGATGAGGCCTCGGCACGGATCCTGCAGAACTAA
- the flgJ gene encoding flagellar assembly peptidoglycan hydrolase FlgJ, with protein sequence MIKSASDSSPDLYLDFSQFNQMRKLSRDDNGQALIAAAKQMEGVFLNMMLQSMRDANAIFSEGNMLESRDSQFYQGMYDKQLALNISNNGGIGLADVIVRQMSAGKEKSITESSTDISQYLQHPVLARQLTESRQVTEDESPDLQNVVAETPLKTESSPSPTQSSWNSPETFIEAIYPHASRAASRLGVSPEAIIAQAVLETGWGQHVMSGADKQSSYNLFGIKADSRWDGGVTRKNTVEYRNGIAAQENAAFRSYRSLGQAFDDYVEFLHSNSRYDSALQKKTEAKQWGYELQQSGYATDPNYGNKIANIMDSDVFKSALQLANK encoded by the coding sequence ATGATAAAGTCGGCCAGCGATAGTTCACCTGACCTGTACCTGGATTTCTCTCAATTTAATCAGATGCGGAAGTTGAGCCGAGACGATAATGGTCAGGCTCTTATTGCCGCTGCCAAGCAGATGGAAGGCGTTTTCCTGAATATGATGCTGCAGAGCATGCGCGATGCTAATGCAATATTTTCAGAAGGAAATATGCTTGAATCCCGTGATAGTCAGTTTTACCAAGGTATGTATGACAAGCAGCTAGCCCTAAACATCAGTAATAATGGTGGAATTGGTTTGGCAGACGTCATTGTGCGCCAGATGTCAGCGGGCAAGGAAAAAAGTATCACAGAATCATCCACTGATATATCCCAATATCTTCAGCATCCGGTGCTGGCTCGACAACTTACTGAGAGCCGTCAAGTCACTGAAGATGAGTCTCCCGATTTACAGAATGTAGTGGCTGAGACTCCGCTCAAGACTGAATCCTCACCATCCCCTACCCAATCGAGTTGGAATTCTCCTGAAACGTTTATCGAAGCGATATACCCCCACGCCAGTCGTGCGGCGAGTCGTCTTGGTGTTTCCCCAGAGGCAATTATTGCTCAGGCTGTTTTAGAGACTGGATGGGGGCAACACGTAATGAGTGGGGCGGACAAACAGAGCTCATACAATCTGTTTGGGATCAAAGCCGATTCTCGTTGGGATGGCGGTGTTACAAGGAAAAACACTGTTGAATACCGGAATGGTATTGCCGCTCAAGAGAATGCCGCTTTCCGCTCTTATCGTTCTTTAGGTCAGGCATTTGATGATTACGTTGAGTTTCTTCATTCAAATAGCCGCTATGACTCTGCATTACAGAAAAAAACTGAAGCGAAACAATGGGGTTATGAACTTCAGCAATCAGGTTACGCTACAGACCCAAATTATGGCAACAAAATTGCAAACATTATGGATAGCGACGTTTTTAAGTCGGCGTTGCAATTGGCAAACAAGTAA
- a CDS encoding flagellar basal body P-ring protein FlgI codes for MRVVLSIILIISLPQFAFADRLKDLTDVQGVRSNQLIGYGLVVGLDGTGDKTNQTPFTAQTFRNMMEQFGISVPENLTPKLKNVAAVSIHSELPPFAKPGQRIDVTVSSLGNASSLRGGTLLMTPLRGADGKVYGLAQGDLVVGGFGAQGADGSKITVNVPSVGRIPNGASVEAAAPNPFNQGDTLTFNLRQADFTTAKRVRDEINRLLGPGVARSIDATSIVVTAPRDPSQRVTYLSVLENLEIKPAEPSAKVIINSRTGTIVIGNNVKVSPAAVTHGNLTVTITEGVEVTQPNALAGGRTVAANESQIDVSQEKSHMFKVGDSVTLDDIVAAVNRVGMAPGDLMAILEALKQAGALRAELIVI; via the coding sequence ATGAGAGTAGTACTATCCATCATATTGATAATCAGTTTGCCGCAGTTTGCCTTCGCAGACAGGCTAAAAGATCTTACCGATGTGCAGGGTGTTCGCAGTAACCAACTAATTGGTTATGGCCTGGTTGTTGGCCTGGATGGAACCGGCGATAAGACCAACCAGACTCCCTTTACCGCGCAAACCTTTCGTAACATGATGGAACAGTTCGGTATCAGTGTTCCAGAAAATCTAACACCAAAGTTAAAAAATGTCGCAGCCGTATCCATTCACTCGGAGCTGCCTCCTTTTGCAAAGCCAGGGCAGCGTATTGATGTGACGGTTTCTTCGTTGGGCAATGCGTCCAGTCTACGCGGGGGCACGTTATTGATGACGCCTCTTAGAGGTGCCGATGGCAAAGTATATGGTTTGGCGCAAGGTGATCTGGTTGTCGGTGGGTTTGGTGCGCAAGGGGCTGATGGATCCAAGATAACGGTGAATGTTCCCAGCGTGGGCCGTATTCCAAATGGTGCCAGTGTAGAGGCAGCTGCTCCCAATCCATTTAATCAAGGCGATACCTTAACATTCAATTTGCGCCAAGCAGATTTCACCACGGCTAAAAGGGTCAGAGATGAGATCAATAGATTACTCGGCCCCGGCGTGGCACGTTCGATCGACGCCACTTCTATCGTGGTTACTGCGCCAAGAGATCCATCTCAACGCGTGACGTACCTATCAGTGCTTGAAAATTTGGAAATTAAACCAGCGGAACCTTCTGCCAAGGTGATTATAAACTCTCGCACCGGCACTATTGTAATCGGAAACAACGTAAAAGTGTCGCCGGCAGCGGTTACTCATGGAAATTTGACAGTAACCATTACCGAAGGAGTTGAGGTGACTCAACCCAACGCATTAGCGGGTGGGCGAACCGTTGCCGCGAATGAATCTCAGATTGATGTAAGCCAGGAAAAAAGCCATATGTTCAAGGTGGGTGATAGCGTCACCCTGGACGATATTGTCGCGGCGGTTAATAGGGTTGGCATGGCACCCGGTGACTTGATGGCAATTCTTGAAGCGCTTAAACAGGCTGGAGCGCTTAGAGCAGAGCTGATAGTGATCTGA
- the flgM gene encoding flagellar biosynthesis anti-sigma factor FlgM encodes MAMEINGLNSNQANAGKAKSGQKTSAVDTGVRKSPPSADGSRGETETVKISAEAQALNRASQQLETEAPVNQEKVDALRAAIADGSYKADPQSIARKMLESDSLF; translated from the coding sequence ATGGCTATGGAAATCAATGGCTTAAACAGCAACCAAGCAAATGCAGGCAAGGCGAAGTCTGGCCAGAAAACATCTGCTGTGGATACCGGAGTCAGGAAATCACCTCCCTCCGCTGATGGTAGCCGCGGTGAAACTGAGACCGTTAAAATCAGTGCTGAAGCTCAAGCGTTGAATCGAGCCAGCCAGCAACTTGAAACCGAAGCTCCGGTAAACCAAGAAAAAGTGGATGCCCTGCGTGCGGCCATTGCCGATGGCAGTTACAAGGCGGATCCCCAATCCATTGCACGTAAAATGCTGGAGAGCGACTCTCTGTTCTGA
- the flgE gene encoding flagellar hook protein FlgE gives MGFNIALSGLNAAQAQLDVTSNNIANVETTGFKGSRTAFGDIYANSAFGNSDTAVGNGVLLQQVQQLFDQGNLNFTSQALDLAISGEGFFVLSPDQISQERVYTRAGNFGVDENGFVVNASNQYLQVFPVNDDGSVTATALSSTTPLQLPDTAGAPQATAEVEIGVNLPANATNLNVDVFDPTDSNTYSASTSITLYDSLGDSHIATAYFVKEPNLGTSGQQNTWGVFLTVTDDTGGVNTLDVYDGLGGAISSEVNANGVGYGVLAFDSQGVFQGTDPGGGIFTDQFSFLTNGADTTQQVYFDFAGNPPTQFASPFSVSALSQDGFTIGRLTGLSVDDQGVIQATYSNGQTTAVGKVALARFSNPQGMLQIGNTTWRSSTASGEPIPGEAGTSSFGLIQSGALETSNIDLTEELVTLITSQRNFQANAKSIETSNAVTQTIIQIR, from the coding sequence ATGGGTTTTAATATTGCGTTAAGTGGACTGAATGCTGCGCAAGCGCAACTGGATGTTACCAGTAATAATATTGCTAACGTAGAAACGACAGGTTTTAAAGGTTCAAGAACCGCGTTTGGCGATATTTATGCGAACTCTGCGTTTGGCAACAGTGATACTGCGGTGGGTAATGGTGTGTTGTTGCAGCAGGTTCAACAGCTATTTGATCAAGGCAATCTCAATTTTACATCTCAAGCTTTGGATCTGGCAATCAGCGGTGAGGGATTCTTTGTACTGTCTCCGGATCAAATAAGTCAGGAGCGTGTTTACACGCGGGCCGGAAATTTTGGTGTTGATGAAAATGGATTTGTTGTGAATGCATCAAACCAGTATTTACAGGTGTTTCCGGTAAATGATGATGGTTCGGTAACGGCAACAGCTCTGTCCAGTACCACGCCTCTGCAATTGCCCGATACAGCGGGTGCGCCCCAGGCGACGGCTGAAGTGGAGATCGGTGTAAACCTGCCTGCCAATGCTACCAACTTGAACGTTGACGTGTTTGATCCGACCGACTCCAACACCTATTCCGCGTCTACATCTATCACTTTATACGATAGCCTGGGGGATTCGCACATAGCAACTGCGTATTTTGTTAAAGAGCCCAACTTGGGAACAAGTGGCCAGCAAAATACGTGGGGTGTTTTCTTGACGGTTACTGATGACACTGGTGGTGTAAACACCCTGGATGTTTATGATGGATTGGGTGGCGCTATCAGTTCGGAGGTTAACGCGAATGGTGTAGGCTATGGTGTTCTGGCTTTTGACTCACAGGGTGTGTTTCAAGGAACCGATCCTGGCGGCGGTATATTTACGGATCAATTTTCGTTTTTAACCAACGGTGCCGATACCACGCAGCAAGTATATTTTGATTTTGCCGGTAATCCACCAACACAATTTGCGTCGCCTTTCTCGGTTTCGGCGTTATCACAGGACGGTTTTACAATCGGCCGTCTTACCGGTTTGAGTGTGGATGACCAAGGTGTTATTCAGGCCACCTATTCAAATGGACAGACAACCGCCGTTGGCAAGGTTGCGTTGGCACGATTTTCTAATCCGCAGGGTATGCTGCAAATTGGTAACACTACTTGGCGCTCGTCTACAGCATCGGGAGAACCTATTCCTGGGGAGGCGGGCACTTCAAGTTTTGGTCTAATACAGTCTGGTGCTCTGGAAACATCCAATATAGATCTCACCGAAGAGCTGGTGACGTTAATAACGTCGCAAAGAAACTTTCAGGCCAATGCCAAGTCTATAGAAACCTCCAATGCAGTGACGCAGACAATCATTCAGATAAGGTAA
- the flgA gene encoding flagellar basal body P-ring formation chaperone FlgA: MNRKHQEIIASCWHALLLVLAMYSTALQAAPSSLQQQINDAINLYVDETHNGGFEQIEVDIQPVDTRLRLSDCESALELEHRPRNRSTGRLTFKVSCANPENWTIHVPVTIQAFDNIVVSDLPIAKGTHLSPSDLRLELRDVSRLYGGYFKTIDELVGFVARRPIPAEQVMNPALVDPAKMINRGERVVIIGEGHGLSIRTTGLAMEDGAFGELIRVRNTSSDKVVEGRITAPGQIKVSL, translated from the coding sequence ATGAACAGAAAGCATCAAGAAATTATAGCGTCCTGCTGGCACGCACTGCTGCTTGTTCTGGCCATGTACTCAACTGCACTGCAGGCGGCCCCATCCAGCCTGCAGCAGCAGATTAATGACGCCATTAACCTGTATGTTGATGAAACACACAATGGTGGCTTTGAACAAATTGAAGTGGATATTCAGCCCGTCGACACTCGGCTGCGGCTAAGCGATTGCGAGTCAGCACTGGAGCTAGAACACCGCCCCCGTAATCGCTCAACTGGCAGGCTGACCTTTAAGGTTAGCTGCGCCAACCCCGAAAATTGGACAATCCACGTTCCAGTAACGATACAAGCGTTTGATAATATTGTGGTTTCAGACTTGCCCATAGCCAAGGGCACCCATCTGAGCCCAAGCGACCTGCGCCTGGAGTTGAGAGATGTGTCTAGGCTCTATGGCGGATATTTCAAAACCATTGATGAACTAGTGGGCTTTGTGGCACGCAGACCGATTCCCGCCGAGCAGGTAATGAACCCCGCGCTAGTGGACCCTGCCAAAATGATCAATCGCGGGGAAAGAGTCGTCATCATCGGCGAAGGCCACGGGTTAAGCATCCGCACTACCGGCTTGGCGATGGAAGATGGTGCCTTTGGTGAGCTTATCCGGGTTAGGAATACCTCATCAGATAAGGTGGTAGAAGGCCGTATTACGGCTCCAGGGCAAATTAAAGTCAGCCTCTAA
- the flgC gene encoding flagellar basal body rod protein FlgC, with protein MSLLNVFDIAGSGMSAQTVRMNTVSSNIANAESVSSNTDQTYRAREPIFKAQLQAAMSGQPFDFSAKQLDMGGGVQVQGIVESDAPLQMRYEPHHPMADDNGYVSYPNVNVVEEMANMISASRAFQTNVDVMSSAKTMMQQVLSLGR; from the coding sequence ATGTCGCTACTAAATGTATTTGATATCGCTGGCAGTGGCATGAGTGCCCAAACTGTACGAATGAATACGGTGAGTTCCAATATTGCGAATGCCGAGAGCGTGAGTAGCAATACAGATCAAACTTACCGAGCCAGGGAGCCGATATTCAAAGCCCAACTGCAGGCGGCGATGTCGGGTCAGCCTTTCGATTTTTCGGCCAAACAACTGGATATGGGCGGCGGCGTACAGGTTCAAGGTATCGTAGAAAGTGATGCGCCTTTGCAAATGCGTTATGAGCCTCATCACCCAATGGCGGATGATAACGGGTATGTGTCGTATCCCAATGTAAATGTCGTGGAAGAAATGGCCAATATGATCAGCGCCTCACGCGCGTTTCAAACTAACGTAGATGTGATGAGTTCTGCAAAAACGATGATGCAGCAAGTGTTGAGCTTAGGCCGGTAA